In Pleomorphomonas sp. T1.2MG-36, a single window of DNA contains:
- a CDS encoding DMT family transporter → MDLQTQGKMEMIVAMALSGTIGIFAYFSGLSEFAIVLWRCMMGSAVLLLVCWRRGYLSSRHLSRRSVVLALLGGAALLANWLFLFAAYRRASISISGLVYNLQPFILAGLSAWILHERTRRDHIVWACVGLAGLAIVAFAGLDEGVDNEFLIGLGCAVCAAFFYALAALSAKLLRGMPPHLVALIQFAAGSVVLLPLIGSSLPSTDVASITSIATLGVVHTGFMYILLYGAFQKLNPGTAAALAFINPVVTILSEALILHRSFSTLQYFGGAIILLAVLGATAFRREDA, encoded by the coding sequence ATGGATCTGCAAACTCAGGGCAAAATGGAGATGATCGTCGCGATGGCCCTTTCGGGCACGATCGGCATCTTCGCCTATTTCTCCGGTCTGTCCGAGTTCGCCATCGTTCTCTGGCGATGCATGATGGGTAGCGCGGTTCTTCTCCTGGTCTGCTGGCGCCGCGGATACTTGTCATCCCGGCACCTCAGCCGCCGATCGGTCGTACTTGCCCTTTTGGGTGGCGCGGCCCTGCTCGCCAACTGGCTGTTCCTGTTTGCCGCCTACCGACGAGCAAGCATCTCGATCTCCGGGCTCGTTTACAATCTACAGCCCTTCATCCTGGCTGGCCTCAGCGCCTGGATCCTGCACGAGCGCACTCGACGCGATCACATCGTGTGGGCGTGCGTCGGTCTGGCAGGGCTCGCGATCGTGGCGTTCGCGGGGCTCGATGAAGGCGTCGACAACGAGTTTCTGATTGGGCTGGGCTGCGCGGTTTGCGCCGCGTTCTTCTACGCCCTGGCCGCGCTGTCTGCGAAACTGCTGAGAGGAATGCCGCCCCATCTCGTCGCACTGATACAGTTCGCCGCCGGCTCGGTCGTTCTGCTTCCACTGATCGGGAGCAGTCTTCCATCCACCGATGTGGCATCCATCACGAGCATCGCCACGCTGGGCGTCGTCCACACCGGCTTCATGTACATCCTGCTTTACGGTGCATTTCAGAAACTCAACCCGGGGACGGCAGCCGCGCTGGCCTTCATCAATCCCGTGGTCACCATCCTTTCCGAAGCGCTGATCCTGCACAGATCTTTCTCTACGCTGCAGTACTTCGGCGGCGCGATCATTCTGCTCGCCGTCCTCGGCGCCACCGCTTTCCGGCGAGAAGACGCTTGA